A region from the Gossypium hirsutum isolate 1008001.06 chromosome A08, Gossypium_hirsutum_v2.1, whole genome shotgun sequence genome encodes:
- the LOC107926219 gene encoding F-box protein CPR1, translating into METFFLDEMIEILCRLSVKDLIRFKCASKHWCSLIDDPYFIKRHLSHSLKTKTNHSLLLRHYEYNFFSVNYDSGEAIQRLNHPVGEQKRAIKILGSCNGLLALIDDNDGIFLWNPSTRKFQVLPSTEIEISSPSICFERSTFYGFGYDPISDDYKLVRMVQLIGKSNGKLNSETKVYSLRRNCWRRIKDFCFYLLSAREIGFLANNALHWMAFKPPKSGKQDLVGFDLGTEEFRFLELPDFCLDKLFCYDIKAMGGYICLTATYREIDTVVVDVWTMEEYGVKESWIKLISCYQPEFIPDSPFAVPLAFSKNGDKVLFNISYKCRIFNNWYSLMDKFVWYDLCGERIEKVEIRGIPSVFEVHFYVESPVPINGNAVMINNEMP; encoded by the coding sequence ATGGAGACCTTCTTCTTGGATGAGATGATCGAAATCCTATGTCGTTTAAGTGTAAAAGATCTTATACGCTTCAAGTGCGCATCAAAGCATTGGTGCTCTTTGATCGATGATCCATATTTCATCAAACGCCACCTCTCCCATTCCCTCAAAACCAAAACCAATCACTCCCTCCTTCTCCGTCACTATGAGTACAACTTCTTCTCCGTCAACTACGACTCAGGGGAAGCAATCCAAAGACTCAACCACCCAGTCGGTGAACAAAAAAGAGCCATTAAAATATTGGGTTCTTGCAATGGTTTGCTGGCTCTAATAGACGACAACGATGGAATATTTCTATGGAACCCTTCAACGAGAAAATTCCAGGTATTACCTTCTACTGAAATAGAGATTTCATCTCCATCGATTTGCTTTGAACGTTCAACTTTTTACGGATTTGGGTACGATCCCATTTCTGATGACTACAAATTGGTTCGAATGGTCCAATTAATTGGAAAAAGTAATGGCAAATTGAATTCGGAAACTAAGGTGTACAGCTTGAGGAGAAATTGTTGGAGAAGGATTAAGGATTTCTGCTTTTATCTTTTATCAGCTCGAGAAATTGGATTTTTGGCTAACAACGCTTTACATTGGATGGCTTTTAAACCTCCCAAATCGGGGAAACAAGACCTTGTTGGTTTCGATCTCGGAACCGAGGAATTCCGTTTCCTTGAATTGCCGGATTTTTGTTTAGATAAGCTTTTTTGTTATGACATAAAAGCCATGGGAGGTTATATTTGTTTGACTGCAACTTATAGGGAAATCGATACTGTCGTGGTTGATGTATGGACAATGGAGGAATATGGGGTTAAAGAATCTTGGATTAAATTGATATCATGCTACCAACCCGAATTTATTCCAGATTCTCCATTTGCAGTACCTTTGGCTTTTTCAAAAAACGGTGACAAAGTTTTATTCAACATTTCTTACAAGTGCAGAATTTTTAACAATTGGTACAGTCTTATGGACAAGTTTGTGTGGTATGATTTGTGTGGCGAAAGGATTGAGAAAGTTGAGATTAGAGGTATTCCATCTGTATTTGAAGTGCACTTTTATGTTGAGAGCCCTGTCCCTATTAATGGTAATGCTGTAATGATCAACAATGAGATGCCCTAG
- the LOC107926110 gene encoding probable serine/threonine-protein kinase PBL17, with amino-acid sequence MGICISSNKQKLNQLKHGQSRRKKNPEIRTETQGSNETETQTVVPLTPARDVKDLRQHPGYDNVCIFTYEETRLATNEFRPDHIIGEGGFGVVYKGVIDEKVKAGYPTTVVAVKELNPDGFQGDREWLAEVNYLGQFSHPNLVKLIGYCCEGDHRLLVYEYMESGSLERHLFRRTDCSLTWSKRMRIALGAAKGLAFLHGAGRPVIYRDFKSSNVLLDADFNAKLSDFGLAKDGPMGDQTHVSTRVMGTHGYAAPEYVMTGHLTARSDVYGFGVVLLELLIGRRVMDKGKLGPESNLVEWARPLLNHKKKLIKILDPKMERQFSPRSALKVAHLAYLCLSENPKGRPLMSQVVECLETIQVKDINQEEALLLKGSRHGVGTVNEVPRKSPRTITRKRNPNRSASYKDGCKQRNEPGKGRSQSEPPTKVHLSEPSSSEAEDKVENVAEVSSKRIT; translated from the exons ATGGGGATTTGTATTAGCAGTAATAAACAGAAGCTGAACCAACTTAAACACGGCCAATCTCGCAGGAAGAAGAATCCAG AAATAAGAACAGAAACGCAGGGATCAAATGAAACCGAAACCCAAACCGTCGTTCCTTTGACACCTGCCAGGGATGTCAAAGATCTACGGCAGCATCCTGGATATGACAATGTTTGCATATTCACATATGAGGAGACAAGGTTGGCTACAAACGAATTCCGGCCAGACCATATCATCGGCGAAGGAGGATTCGGGGTTGTTTATAAAGGAGTCATAGATGAGAAGGTGAAGGCTGGTTACCCAACTACGGTAGTCGCCGTTAAGGAGCTTAATCCTGATGGGTTCCAAGGTGATAGGGAATGGCTG GCTGAAGTCAACTATTTAGGGCAATTCAGCCATCCAAATCTTGTGAAGCTCATCGGATACTGTTGTGAAGGTGATCATCGATTGCTTGTCTATGAATACATGGAAAGTGGAAGCCTCGAAAGACATCTTTTTCGAA GAACCGATTGTAGTTTGACTTGGTCGAAAAGAATGAGGATTGCTTTAGGTGCGGCAAAAGGGCTTGCTTTCCTTCATGGTGCCGGAAGACCTGTCATATACCGAGACTTCAAGTCATCCAACGTCTTGCTCGATGCG GACTTTAATGCAAAGTTGTCGGACTTTGGACTCGCAAAGGATGGGCCAATGGGAGACCAAACCCATGTTTCAACACGAGTGATGGGGACACACGGTTATGCTGCGCCTGAATATGTTATGACTG GCCATTTAACAGCAAGGAGCGATGTCTACGGGTTCGGAGTAGTATTACTAGAATTGCTGATCGGACGAAGAGTGATGGATAAGGGAAAGCTTGGCCCAGAGAGTAACCTAGTCGAGTGGGCTCGACCACTCTTGAACCATAAAAAGAAGCTTATAAAGATCCTAGACCCTAAAATGGAAAGACAATTCTCACCTAGATCTGCACTGAAAGTAGCCCATTTGGCCTACCTATGCCTTAGTGAAAACCCAAAAGGACGACCTCTAATGAGCCAAGTGGTCGAATGTCTCGAGACGATTCAGGTAAAAGATATTAACCAAGAAGAGGCATTGCTTCTCAAGGGGTCTCGCCACGGCGTTGGAACCGTAAATGAAGTTCCCCGTAAGTCCCCCAGGACAATTACGAGAAAGAGAAATCCTAATAGAAGTGCAAGTTACAAAGATGGATGCAAACAAAGAAACGAACCTGGAAAAGGGAGAAGCCAAAGTGAACCCCCAACAAAGGTTCATCTTTCCGAGCCATCGAGTTCTGAAGCCGAAGATAAGGTAGAAAATGTAGCTGAAGTGTCTAGCAAAAGAATTACCTGA